Proteins encoded within one genomic window of Hevea brasiliensis isolate MT/VB/25A 57/8 chromosome 8, ASM3005281v1, whole genome shotgun sequence:
- the LOC110646662 gene encoding uncharacterized protein LOC110646662, producing the protein MATSKVSLKLLIDKKSHKVLFAEAGKDFVDFLLYLLTLPLGSVIRLLTEQDMVGCLGDLYKSVDELGESYMSTSQIKESILKPTVSISATEVPLLLSSDELPTKLYKCRYCNNNTAKEPNGTCPSCVSRGYRDERVPSAEKGFVKGVVTYMVMDNLEVSPMSSISSITLLNKFKILELSALEERVVDLDMAEALKLLKESLQSKTVLTKVFLGSVENQEVITEYDL; encoded by the exons ATGGCAACATCCAAAGTCAGCTTGAAGCTTCTGATAGACAAAAAGAGCCACAAGGTTCTTTTTGCAGAAGCAGGAAAAGATTTTGTCGATTTCCTTCTATACCTTCTTACTCTCCCTTTAGGGTCTGTAATTAGGCTCTTAACAGAGCAAGACATGGTGGGTTGCCTAGGGGACCTGTATAAGAGCGTTGACGAACTCGGTGAATCTTACATGAGCACAAGCCAAATTAAAGAATCCATTTTGAAGCCAACAGTTTCCATCTCCGCCACTGAAGTCCCTCTCTTATTGTCTAGTGATGAACTCCCCACGAAACTATACAAATGTCGATATTGTAACAACAACACAGCTAAGGAACCAAATGGGACTTGTCCTAGTTGCGTTTCCAGAGGATATCGTGATGAGCGGGTGCCTTCTGCTGAGAAGGGTTTTGTGAAGGGTGTGGTAACTTACATGGTGATGGATAATTTGGAGGTGAGCCCTATGTCTTCCATATCAAGCATTACTCTGCTCAACAAGTTCAAGATCCTGGAATTAAGTGCACTTGAAGAAAGGGTGGTTGATTTAGACATGGCTGAG GCTTTGAAGCTACTCAAGGAATCTTTGCAGTCTAAAACAGTTCTTACAAAAGTCTTTCTTGGAAGCGTGGAGAATCAGGAAGTTATTACTGAATATGATCTGTGA
- the LOC110646661 gene encoding uncharacterized protein LOC110646661 — MHQELTLKPISSHPHPRHMATSKACLKLLIDKKSQKVLFAEAGKDFVDFLLYLLTLPLGSVIRLLTEQDMVGCLGNLYKSVDELSESYMNTSETKESILKKTVSISATEFPLLECGNNTVKETSRACPSRVSRLYRRRNVLSSEQVLSSEQVPSAEKGFVKGVVTYLVMDNLAVSPLSSISSITLLNKFEIQDLSALEERVVDLDMDEALKLLIKESLQSKTVLTKVFLGSMENQDAINEVVRN; from the exons ATGCATCAAGAGTTAACCTTAAAGCCAATTTCTAGTCACCCTCATCCTCGCCATATGGCAACATCCAAAGCTTGCTTGAAGCTTCTTATAGACAAAAAGAGCCAGAAGGTTCTTTTTGCAGAAGCAGGAAAAGATTTTGTGGATTTCCTTCTGTACCTTCTTACACTCCCTTTAGGGTCTGTCATTAGGCTCTTAACAGAGCAAGACATGGTGGGTTGCCTAGGGAACCTGTATAAGAGCGTTGACGAACTCAGTGAATCTTACATGAACACAAGCGAAACTAaagaatccattttgaagaaaacAGTTTCCATCTCCGCCACTGAATTCCCTCTCTTAGAATGTGGCAATAATACGGTTAAGGAAACAAGTAGGGCTTGTCCTAGTCGCGTTAGTCGTTTATATCGTAGAAGGAATGTGCTTTCTAGTGAGCAGGTGCTTTCTAGTGAGCAGGTGCCTTCTGCTGAGAAGGGTTTTGTAAAGGGTGTGGTCACTTACCTGGTGATGGACAATTTGGCGGTGAGCCCTTTGTCTTCCATATCAAGCATTACTCTACTAAACAAGTTCGAGATCCAGGATTTAAGTGCACTTGAAGAAAGGGTGGTTGATTTAGACATGGATG AGGCTTTGAAGCTACTCATCAAGGAATCTTTGCAGTCTAAAACAGTTCTTACAAAAGTCTTTCTTGGAAGCATGGAGAATCAGGATGCTATTAACGAAGTGGTTAGGAACTAG